A stretch of Flexivirga aerilata DNA encodes these proteins:
- the ligD gene encoding non-homologous end-joining DNA ligase → MSESEQLTVEVDGKRLKLSNLSKVLYPATETTKGEVLHYYSQVAGPLLAVLAGRPVTRIRWPHGVADLSFFEKNLPPGAPAWLDRVTLPSSGSRGGGDSVTYPLVDDLAALTYLANLAALEFHVPQWRLADDLPGLPDRLVIDLDPGAPAGLTECARLALLVRDRLHEVGMTRCAPVTSGSKGMQVYAALDGTRTSDEVREWAQQLAQQLTREHPDLVVWKMTKSMRPGKVLLDWSQNTAAKTTIAPYSMRGRERPMVAAPRSWEEIERGAGEAGWLRQLPFDEVLDRLARDGDLFARQLSPDA, encoded by the coding sequence ATGAGTGAGTCCGAGCAGCTGACCGTCGAGGTCGACGGGAAGCGGCTGAAACTGAGCAATCTGAGCAAGGTGCTCTACCCGGCGACCGAGACCACCAAGGGCGAGGTGCTGCACTACTACAGCCAGGTCGCAGGCCCGCTGCTCGCGGTGCTCGCCGGCCGGCCGGTGACCCGCATCCGGTGGCCGCACGGGGTCGCCGACCTGTCGTTCTTCGAGAAGAACCTCCCGCCGGGGGCGCCGGCCTGGCTGGACCGGGTCACCCTGCCGTCCAGCGGTTCTCGCGGGGGCGGCGACAGCGTCACCTATCCGCTGGTCGACGACCTCGCCGCGCTGACCTACCTGGCCAATCTGGCCGCGCTGGAATTCCACGTGCCCCAGTGGCGGCTGGCCGACGATCTGCCGGGATTGCCGGACCGCCTGGTGATCGACCTCGACCCCGGGGCGCCCGCGGGTCTCACCGAATGTGCGCGACTGGCATTACTGGTCCGCGACCGGCTGCACGAGGTCGGTATGACGCGCTGCGCGCCGGTCACGTCGGGCAGCAAGGGAATGCAGGTCTATGCGGCACTCGACGGCACCCGCACCAGCGATGAAGTGCGGGAATGGGCCCAGCAACTCGCACAGCAATTGACCAGGGAACACCCAGATCTGGTGGTGTGGAAGATGACCAAATCGATGCGACCGGGAAAGGTGTTGCTCGATTGGTCGCAGAACACCGCCGCCAAGACCACGATCGCGCCGTATTCGATGCGCGGCCGGGAACGGCCGATGGTGGCCGCCCCGCGCAGCTGGGAGGAGATCGAACGCGGCGCGGGGGAGGCCGGATGGCTACGCCAGCTGCCGTTCGACGAGGTCCTGGACCGGCTGGCCCGCGACGGTGATCTGTTCGCCCGGCAATTGTCGCCGGACGCCTGA
- a CDS encoding histone-like nucleoid-structuring protein Lsr2 — MAQRVQILLEDDIDGSEASETVIFGLDGKSYEIDLSAANAARLRDDFAKWTGHGRQVKGRTRGAAAKPSTGRSDLNKVREWGRDNGFKVSDRGRVSAELQAAYAKANG; from the coding sequence ATGGCACAGCGCGTCCAAATCCTGCTCGAGGACGACATCGACGGTTCGGAGGCTTCCGAGACCGTTATTTTCGGCCTTGACGGCAAGTCCTACGAGATTGACCTTTCCGCCGCAAACGCTGCTCGTCTGCGGGACGACTTCGCCAAATGGACCGGTCACGGCCGTCAGGTGAAGGGCCGCACCCGCGGCGCCGCGGCAAAGCCCTCGACCGGCCGCAGCGACCTCAACAAGGTCCGCGAATGGGGCCGGGACAACGGTTTCAAGGTCAGCGACCGAGGCCGCGTCTCCGCCGAACTCCAGGCCGCCTACGCCAAGGCCAACGGCTGA
- a CDS encoding polysaccharide biosynthesis tyrosine autokinase, which produces MTLEDLWKLTRRYWILLLACACIGLALAAAYTWTRTKQYTATSQALVAAPNSSGNSSSGAAYSSGLVAQQRAATWADLATSQQVTSQVIAKEKLKLSNSELASKISATVPQDKPIITIDATANTASQAKAIANSVVNVLTTYVQKTDPNTGVAIKNTSSAALPQSPSYPKPARILPIGLLAGLVIGYLLALIQHRRDTRIRSTEDVEEHLGASVLGVIPGNRTLAAADRSLGDQKDFQTREALRQLRTNLRFVDVDHDPRSIVITSARMGEGKSTVAASLAWVLADSGDQVVLIDADLRRPTVAGIYDLDSSVGLTQVLAGTATLSDALQPTDKAGLYVLTAGQIPPNPSELLGSQRMHQLIEKLTETHRVILDAPPLLPVTDAALLSASADGAVVVVAASDTRAEHLQRAAHNLNAVGGRVLGGVLNRVNTKRINRIMYGDSQYGYGAYGTYAGEKYYGESPAKSASSTETVNGSAEQVDGSTLNGKVRDHGPRASRRRERAR; this is translated from the coding sequence TTGACTCTGGAAGATCTCTGGAAACTCACCCGCAGGTATTGGATCCTGTTGCTCGCCTGCGCGTGCATCGGGCTGGCGCTCGCCGCGGCATACACCTGGACCCGCACCAAGCAGTACACCGCGACCTCGCAGGCGCTCGTCGCGGCGCCGAACTCCTCGGGCAACAGCTCCAGCGGCGCGGCATACAGCAGCGGTCTGGTCGCGCAGCAGCGCGCGGCGACCTGGGCCGACCTGGCGACCAGCCAGCAGGTCACCTCGCAGGTGATCGCCAAGGAGAAGCTGAAGCTCTCCAACAGCGAACTCGCCTCCAAGATCAGCGCGACCGTGCCGCAGGACAAGCCGATCATCACGATCGACGCCACCGCGAACACCGCCTCGCAGGCCAAGGCGATCGCCAACTCCGTGGTCAACGTGCTGACCACCTACGTGCAAAAGACCGACCCCAACACCGGCGTCGCGATCAAGAACACCTCGAGCGCCGCGCTGCCGCAGTCGCCCTCCTACCCCAAGCCGGCCCGCATCCTGCCGATCGGTCTGCTCGCCGGGCTGGTCATCGGCTACCTGCTCGCGCTGATCCAGCACCGCCGCGACACCCGCATCCGGTCGACCGAGGACGTCGAGGAGCACCTCGGTGCCAGCGTGCTCGGCGTCATCCCGGGCAACCGCACCCTCGCGGCCGCCGACCGCTCGCTCGGTGACCAGAAGGACTTCCAGACCCGCGAGGCGCTGCGCCAGCTGCGCACCAACCTGCGCTTCGTCGATGTCGACCACGACCCGCGCAGCATCGTGATCACCAGCGCCCGCATGGGTGAGGGCAAGTCGACCGTCGCCGCGTCGCTGGCCTGGGTGCTCGCCGACTCCGGCGACCAGGTCGTTCTGATCGACGCCGACCTGCGCCGCCCGACCGTCGCCGGCATCTACGACCTCGACTCCTCAGTGGGGCTCACCCAGGTGCTCGCCGGCACCGCGACGCTGAGCGACGCCCTGCAGCCCACCGACAAGGCCGGGCTCTACGTGCTGACCGCCGGCCAGATCCCGCCCAACCCGAGCGAGCTGCTCGGCTCGCAGCGCATGCACCAGCTGATCGAGAAGCTGACCGAGACCCACCGGGTGATCCTCGACGCCCCGCCGCTACTGCCGGTGACCGACGCGGCCCTGCTGTCGGCGAGCGCCGACGGCGCAGTGGTCGTCGTCGCCGCGTCCGACACCCGGGCCGAGCACCTGCAGCGCGCCGCGCACAACCTCAACGCGGTCGGCGGCCGGGTCCTCGGCGGCGTGCTCAACCGGGTGAACACCAAGCGCATCAACCGCATCATGTATGGCGATTCGCAGTACGGCTACGGCGCGTACGGCACCTATGCCGGTGAGAAGTACTACGGCGAGTCGCCGGCGAAGAGCGCCTCCTCCACCGAGACGGTCAACGGATCGGCCGAGCAGGTCGACGGCAGCACGCTGAACGGCAAGGTCCGCGACCACGGTCCCCGGGCGTCGCGGCGCCGCGAGCGCGCCCGCTGA
- a CDS encoding Rossmann-like and DUF2520 domain-containing protein, whose product MSDLTRPTLRVGVVGAGRVGAVLGAALRAAGHEVVAVSAVSDASRERADRLLPGVPVREVPQVVAAADVILLAVPDDAIGPLVAGLDARGAWEGGRLVIHTSGFHGLEPLQPVVDAGGDAVVLHPVMTFTGTERDLPRITGTPIAITASMGADLVAEALALDLGGEPFRLADADRPLYHAALSHGANHLTTLVSQAQQLLREVGVDDPSRLLRPLLEAALDNTLERGDKALTGPVVRGDVGTVAAHLAALEDQPSDVRIAYRAMATATAERAGNRRALPAESLGPLLDLLDPTDPTEGERRP is encoded by the coding sequence ATGAGCGACCTCACGCGTCCGACCCTGCGCGTCGGTGTGGTCGGCGCGGGCCGGGTCGGCGCCGTGCTCGGTGCGGCGCTGCGCGCGGCAGGCCATGAGGTCGTCGCGGTGAGTGCGGTCAGCGACGCGTCGCGCGAACGTGCGGACCGTCTGCTCCCGGGGGTGCCGGTGCGCGAGGTGCCCCAGGTCGTCGCGGCCGCCGACGTGATCCTGCTCGCGGTGCCCGACGATGCGATCGGACCCCTGGTCGCCGGTCTCGACGCGCGCGGCGCGTGGGAGGGCGGCCGACTCGTCATACACACCAGTGGTTTTCACGGTCTTGAGCCGCTGCAGCCGGTGGTCGACGCCGGCGGGGACGCGGTCGTGCTGCACCCGGTGATGACCTTCACCGGCACCGAGCGCGACCTGCCTCGCATCACCGGCACGCCGATCGCGATCACCGCGTCGATGGGCGCCGACCTCGTCGCCGAGGCGCTCGCCCTCGACCTCGGCGGCGAACCCTTCCGGCTCGCCGACGCCGACCGGCCGCTCTATCACGCGGCGCTGTCGCACGGCGCAAACCACCTGACGACGCTGGTCTCCCAGGCGCAGCAGCTGCTGCGCGAGGTGGGCGTCGACGATCCGTCCCGGCTGCTGCGGCCACTGCTCGAAGCGGCGCTGGACAACACGCTGGAGCGCGGCGACAAGGCGCTGACCGGGCCCGTCGTCCGGGGCGACGTCGGCACGGTCGCGGCCCACCTGGCCGCGCTGGAGGACCAGCCGTCCGACGTCCGGATCGCTTACCGCGCCATGGCGACCGCGACCGCCGAGCGTGCGGGAAACCGCCGCGCCCTGCCCGCCGAGAGTCTCGGCCCGCTGCTCGACCTGCTCGACCCCACCGACCCGACCGAAGGGGAACGCCGACCGTGA
- the ligD gene encoding non-homologous end-joining DNA ligase, which translates to MLATPAETVPAGDAWIHEVKWDGMRLLAQVQGEQLRLFSRTEREVTVAFPELAGSAAGLTGYDDLLLDAEVVVLHDGRPSFAALAERFNVADAATAARLAGQSPVTLMVFDVLRAMNTPTIGLPLRQRRQLLEGLELQSRYVQTPPVFEDGAQLLAATADQGIEGVVSKRLASPYQPGRRSLDWRKTVNRKADSFVVCGWLPERENDDRLGAVLLATPTPDGPLLYRGRVGSGLAGSTGQALRTRLQALAVPASPLPQGLPPEVTRGVRWVRPELVADVEYLGVTDGGQLRQPSWRGLRADLTVPDLVRTEVPDEVTDE; encoded by the coding sequence ATGCTCGCCACCCCGGCCGAGACCGTGCCGGCCGGCGACGCGTGGATCCACGAGGTGAAATGGGACGGCATGCGACTGCTCGCGCAGGTGCAGGGCGAGCAGCTGCGGCTCTTCTCCCGCACCGAGCGTGAGGTCACCGTCGCGTTTCCGGAGCTGGCCGGGTCCGCCGCCGGCCTGACCGGGTATGACGACCTGCTCCTCGACGCCGAGGTCGTCGTGCTGCACGACGGGCGCCCGTCCTTCGCGGCCCTCGCCGAACGCTTCAACGTCGCCGACGCCGCGACCGCGGCCCGCCTGGCCGGTCAGTCACCGGTCACCCTCATGGTGTTCGACGTGTTGCGGGCGATGAACACCCCGACCATCGGTCTGCCGCTGCGGCAGCGCCGGCAGTTGCTCGAGGGTTTGGAGCTGCAGTCGCGCTACGTCCAGACACCCCCGGTGTTCGAGGACGGCGCCCAGTTGCTCGCGGCGACCGCCGACCAGGGCATCGAGGGCGTGGTGTCCAAGCGACTGGCTTCGCCATACCAGCCGGGCAGGCGGAGCCTCGACTGGCGCAAAACCGTTAACCGCAAAGCGGATTCGTTCGTCGTGTGCGGGTGGTTGCCGGAGCGCGAGAACGACGACCGGCTCGGCGCGGTGCTGCTCGCGACGCCCACACCGGACGGCCCGCTGCTCTATCGGGGCCGGGTCGGGTCGGGCCTTGCGGGGTCCACCGGGCAGGCGCTGCGGACCCGCCTGCAGGCGCTGGCCGTGCCGGCGTCGCCCCTGCCGCAGGGGCTGCCGCCGGAGGTGACTCGCGGGGTGCGCTGGGTGCGCCCCGAACTCGTGGCCGACGTCGAATACCTCGGCGTGACCGACGGCGGCCAGCTACGACAACCGTCCTGGCGCGGCCTGCGCGCCGACCTGACCGTGCCGGACCTGGTGCGCACCGAGGTGCCCGATGAGGTGACTGATGAGTGA
- a CDS encoding Ku protein, translating to MRAIWKGAVSFGLVNVPVRLYSATENHDVQFRQVHREDGGRIKYQRICSIDGEQVSYDDIAKGFETDDGQLVVLTDEDLSDLPISTSKEIAVDKFVPSDQIDPLYLDKCYYLEPDKGAVKPYMLLREALESTDRVALVTVALRTRTTVAVLRVRGDVIVLQTLLWPDEVRAAEFGVLDDAAADEAKPAELAMAHMLVESLSGDYDPAEYTDDYEEAVKAVVRAKLEGGEVTTPEEPEDEGGEVLDLLAALQQSVARAKAARGEPADDVPSAGGSDSESNSDSDADSDSDSDSGTKTAKAPAKKSTAKKAAAKASAKTTAKKPAAKKATTKKSAAKKTTAKKSTAKKATKKSA from the coding sequence GTGCGTGCAATCTGGAAAGGTGCCGTGTCGTTCGGGCTGGTGAATGTCCCGGTCCGGCTCTATTCGGCGACCGAGAACCACGACGTGCAGTTCCGTCAGGTGCACCGCGAGGACGGCGGCCGCATCAAATATCAGCGGATCTGCTCGATCGACGGCGAGCAGGTGTCGTATGACGACATCGCCAAGGGCTTCGAGACCGACGACGGTCAGCTGGTGGTGCTCACCGACGAGGACCTGTCCGACCTGCCGATCAGCACCAGCAAGGAGATCGCGGTCGACAAGTTCGTGCCGAGCGATCAGATCGACCCGCTCTACCTCGACAAGTGCTACTACCTGGAGCCGGACAAGGGCGCGGTCAAGCCCTACATGCTGTTGCGGGAGGCGCTGGAGTCGACCGACCGGGTCGCGCTGGTGACCGTCGCGCTGCGCACCCGCACCACCGTGGCGGTGCTGCGCGTGCGCGGCGACGTGATCGTGCTGCAGACCCTGCTGTGGCCGGACGAGGTGCGGGCCGCGGAGTTCGGGGTGCTCGACGACGCCGCCGCCGACGAGGCCAAGCCCGCCGAGCTGGCGATGGCGCACATGCTGGTCGAGTCGCTGTCCGGGGACTACGACCCGGCCGAATACACCGACGACTACGAGGAGGCCGTCAAGGCGGTCGTCCGCGCCAAGCTGGAGGGCGGCGAGGTCACCACCCCGGAGGAGCCCGAGGACGAGGGCGGCGAGGTGCTGGACCTGCTCGCGGCCCTGCAGCAGAGCGTGGCACGAGCCAAGGCGGCCCGTGGCGAACCGGCCGACGACGTGCCGTCGGCGGGCGGGTCCGACTCCGAATCTAACTCTGACTCCGACGCTGACTCTGATTCCGACTCTGACTCCGGCACGAAGACCGCCAAGGCGCCGGCGAAGAAGTCCACCGCCAAGAAGGCGGCTGCCAAGGCCTCTGCGAAGACCACAGCCAAGAAGCCGGCCGCCAAGAAGGCCACCACCAAGAAGTCGGCTGCGAAGAAGACGACGGCGAAAAAGTCGACGGCGAAGAAAGCGACGAAGAAGTCCGCCTGA
- a CDS encoding low molecular weight phosphatase family protein, producing MSTVLFVCTGNICRSPFAERYSRHLAQQHPGLGDWDFASAGVGAMVGSGMEDQMSRELVALGGDPEGFRARSLTRDVINEADLIVAMETFHRSVVLDDFPALVRRTFTLGQLARIARDYPAEVKGADLLGQIGAFRHRARDEDNIRDPYRRSPEVAHEVAGQIAGLLDELVPRLAD from the coding sequence ATGTCAACTGTCTTGTTCGTCTGCACCGGAAACATCTGCCGGTCACCGTTCGCCGAGCGCTACTCCCGCCACCTCGCGCAGCAGCACCCCGGCCTGGGGGACTGGGACTTCGCCAGTGCCGGCGTGGGCGCCATGGTCGGCTCCGGCATGGAGGACCAGATGTCGCGCGAACTCGTCGCGCTCGGCGGCGACCCCGAGGGCTTCCGGGCGCGCTCGCTCACCCGGGACGTCATCAACGAGGCCGACCTCATCGTGGCGATGGAGACCTTCCACCGCTCGGTGGTGCTCGACGACTTCCCGGCGCTCGTGCGGCGCACCTTCACCCTCGGCCAGCTCGCCCGCATCGCCCGCGACTACCCGGCGGAGGTCAAAGGCGCAGATCTGCTCGGTCAGATCGGCGCGTTCCGGCACCGCGCCCGCGACGAGGACAACATCCGCGACCCCTACCGCCGCAGCCCGGAGGTGGCCCACGAGGTGGCGGGTCAGATCGCCGGTCTGCTGGACGAGCTCGTCCCGCGGCTGGCCGACTGA
- the panC gene encoding pantoate--beta-alanine ligase, translating to MTAQPVLVHTREDLRPARDGLDGTVAVVMTMGALHEGHAELIRQAKRHADHVAVTIFLNPLQFAQGEDLSRYPRTLDDDVKICAREGVSLIFAPTPDVVYPDGEPGVRVSAGKLGDVLEGASRPGHFDGVLTVVAKLLHLMRPDSALFGQKDAQQLLLIRRMTRDLDFPVEIIAVPTVREADGLALSSRNTYLSDADREVAQSLSRALHAGEAMSLHGPAAVRRAARDVLVREPLALVDYLVLVHPDTLEEVPEWYRGPALLAVAARVGTTRLIDNLPLQIGPEPA from the coding sequence GTGACCGCCCAACCCGTGCTCGTGCACACCCGCGAAGATCTGCGACCGGCCCGTGACGGTCTCGACGGCACGGTGGCCGTGGTGATGACGATGGGCGCGCTGCACGAAGGGCACGCCGAACTCATCCGCCAGGCGAAGCGGCACGCCGATCACGTCGCGGTGACGATCTTCCTCAATCCCCTGCAATTCGCGCAGGGCGAAGACCTCTCGCGCTACCCCCGCACCCTGGACGACGACGTGAAAATCTGCGCCCGCGAAGGCGTTTCGCTGATCTTCGCCCCGACGCCGGACGTCGTCTATCCCGACGGTGAGCCCGGGGTGCGGGTGTCGGCGGGCAAACTCGGCGACGTCCTCGAAGGCGCCTCGCGGCCTGGCCACTTCGACGGTGTGCTCACCGTGGTCGCCAAGCTGCTGCACCTGATGCGGCCGGACAGCGCACTCTTCGGGCAGAAGGACGCCCAGCAGCTGCTCCTCATCAGGCGTATGACGAGGGATCTCGACTTCCCGGTCGAGATCATCGCCGTGCCGACCGTCCGAGAAGCCGACGGGCTCGCGCTGAGCTCGCGCAACACCTACCTCAGTGACGCCGATCGCGAAGTGGCACAGAGTCTTTCGCGCGCGCTGCACGCGGGTGAGGCGATGTCGCTGCACGGTCCGGCGGCCGTGCGGCGGGCCGCTCGTGACGTGCTCGTGCGTGAGCCGCTCGCGCTCGTCGACTACCTGGTGCTGGTGCACCCGGACACGCTGGAAGAGGTGCCCGAGTGGTATCGCGGCCCGGCGCTGCTCGCGGTCGCCGCCCGGGTCGGCACCACCCGCCTGATCGACAACCTGCCGCTGCAGATCGGCCCCGAGCCGGCCTGA
- a CDS encoding DNA-3-methyladenine glycosylase 2 translates to MLTDRETCLTAVRSRDARFDGWFVTGVRTTGIYCRPSCPATPPKARNITFYPSAAAAQAQGFRACKRCRPDTSPGSPEWNVRADLVARAMRLIADGVIDREGVPGLSRRLGYSVRQIERQVRAELGASPLALARAQRAQTARVLIETTALPLTEVAHAAGFGSIRSFNDTVREVFALSPRELRARTSAGVAGTSEAPDAWHFLTVRLPHRTPLCPDNLFGHLAATAVPGVEEWRDGAYRRTLDLPHGPALVSLRPADGHISAALWLSDLRDLTVAISRCRWLLDLDADPAAIDAHLGTDPRLRPLVDAAPGRRVPRTVDGPELAVRLVLGQQISTKAARTHAARLVTAYGQPVDDPLGGLTHVFPRPEALATAADETLAMPERRRQTLRGLASLLAAGDIDLSPGADWEHARALLGELPGIGAWTVEGVAMRALGDPDAFPATDLGLRQGMASLGLPDGGAAAMTASVPWRPWRAYAVQHLWATGDHEINRFPPAPAAGPAPTTAIIRSAS, encoded by the coding sequence ATGCTCACCGACCGAGAGACCTGTCTGACCGCCGTACGGTCGCGCGATGCGAGATTCGACGGCTGGTTCGTGACGGGCGTGCGCACCACCGGCATCTACTGCCGGCCCAGTTGTCCTGCGACGCCGCCCAAGGCGCGCAACATCACTTTCTATCCGAGCGCGGCCGCGGCCCAGGCGCAGGGTTTCCGCGCGTGCAAGCGGTGCCGTCCGGACACCAGCCCGGGGTCGCCGGAGTGGAACGTCCGTGCCGACCTCGTCGCCCGTGCCATGCGGCTGATCGCCGACGGGGTCATCGACCGCGAGGGCGTGCCGGGCCTGTCGAGACGGCTCGGCTACAGCGTGCGGCAGATCGAGCGTCAGGTGCGCGCCGAACTCGGCGCCTCGCCGCTCGCGCTGGCCCGCGCCCAACGCGCCCAGACCGCCCGGGTGCTCATCGAGACGACCGCGCTCCCGCTGACCGAGGTCGCGCACGCCGCGGGCTTCGGCAGCATCCGGTCGTTCAACGACACCGTGCGCGAGGTCTTCGCGCTGAGCCCGCGCGAGCTGCGGGCGCGCACCTCCGCCGGCGTCGCCGGGACGAGCGAGGCGCCGGACGCCTGGCACTTCCTCACCGTGCGCCTGCCGCACCGCACCCCGCTCTGCCCGGACAACCTCTTCGGGCATCTCGCGGCCACCGCGGTGCCGGGGGTGGAGGAATGGCGCGACGGTGCCTACCGCCGCACCCTCGACCTGCCACACGGGCCGGCCCTGGTGTCGCTGCGTCCCGCCGACGGGCACATCAGCGCCGCGCTCTGGCTCAGCGACCTGCGTGACCTGACCGTCGCGATCAGCCGGTGCCGCTGGTTGCTGGACCTCGACGCCGACCCCGCCGCGATCGATGCGCACCTCGGCACCGACCCGCGGCTGCGCCCGCTGGTCGACGCGGCCCCCGGGCGTCGCGTGCCCCGCACCGTCGACGGGCCTGAGCTTGCGGTGAGACTCGTTCTGGGACAACAGATTTCGACCAAGGCGGCGCGCACACACGCGGCGCGTCTCGTCACGGCATACGGACAACCGGTGGACGACCCGCTGGGCGGGCTCACCCACGTCTTCCCGCGCCCGGAGGCCCTCGCGACCGCTGCCGATGAGACGCTCGCCATGCCGGAGCGGCGCCGGCAGACCCTGCGTGGCCTGGCGAGCTTGCTCGCCGCGGGCGATATCGACCTCTCGCCCGGAGCCGACTGGGAGCACGCCCGCGCGCTGCTCGGCGAGCTGCCCGGCATCGGCGCCTGGACCGTCGAGGGCGTGGCGATGCGCGCCCTCGGCGACCCCGACGCCTTCCCGGCGACCGACCTCGGCCTTCGTCAGGGGATGGCCTCACTCGGCCTGCCCGATGGCGGCGCCGCGGCGATGACCGCATCGGTCCCCTGGCGCCCCTGGCGGGCGTATGCCGTGCAGCACCTCTGGGCCACCGGCGACCACGAGATCAACCGCTTTCCGCCGGCACCGGCCGCCGGCCCCGCACCGACCACCGCAATCATCAGGAGCGCATCATGA
- a CDS encoding methylated-DNA--[protein]-cysteine S-methyltransferase, whose protein sequence is MTTRHLITEPTPIGPLTLVAEGDFLTGLYMASHRHQPEIDNFGPRVQSDPLLLETRRQLEEYFAGERTEFDLPLKSHGTAFQQVVWQALREIPYGQTWSYGQLAHHIGRPSASRAVGLANGRNPISIVVPCHRVIGSGGSMTGYGGGIERKQWLLGLERAVPALF, encoded by the coding sequence ATGACCACCCGCCACCTCATCACGGAGCCGACGCCGATCGGACCGCTCACCCTCGTCGCGGAGGGCGACTTCCTCACCGGCCTCTACATGGCCTCCCACCGCCACCAGCCGGAGATCGACAACTTCGGGCCGCGCGTCCAGTCCGACCCGCTCCTGCTCGAGACCCGTCGTCAATTGGAGGAGTACTTCGCCGGCGAACGCACCGAATTCGACCTCCCCCTGAAGTCGCACGGCACCGCATTCCAGCAAGTCGTCTGGCAGGCACTGCGCGAGATTCCCTACGGCCAGACCTGGAGTTACGGACAGCTCGCACACCACATCGGCCGGCCCAGCGCCAGCCGTGCGGTCGGTCTGGCCAACGGCCGCAACCCGATCTCGATCGTGGTCCCGTGCCACCGGGTGATCGGCTCCGGCGGCAGCATGACCGGGTATGGCGGGGGCATCGAGCGCAAGCAGTGGTTGCTCGGGCTCGAGCGCGCGGTGCCCGCGCTCTTCTGA
- a CDS encoding alpha/beta hydrolase, with protein sequence MDLALQRIVDARPAAAPNAPAPTVEQVRLDHSAQVEQYSPERTRQAADREDRAGRGRDGATIPIRIYRPATGSAGQLPTVLWIHGGGWVSGDLDTADPAARELAAAGAVVVAVDYRRAPEHRFPTAVDDCLDAMSWVADHIGELGADRSALGVAGDSAGGNLAAVVAQQPQWRGGALAAQLLVYPMMDARPGAGPYPSRARGDEHPFFTLPAIALSSRLYLEGAGDVTDALASPILAPDLSGVAPAVIVSVGHDPLQDEDFDYAQRLAAAGVPVTHLDEPALAHGAVDLMGSVPAARELFDRAIADFLGLLHAAGRD encoded by the coding sequence ATGGACCTCGCACTGCAGCGGATCGTCGATGCGCGACCGGCGGCCGCGCCGAACGCGCCGGCGCCGACGGTCGAGCAGGTGCGGCTCGATCACAGTGCGCAGGTCGAGCAGTACAGCCCGGAGCGCACCCGGCAGGCGGCCGATCGCGAGGATCGCGCGGGACGTGGCCGCGACGGCGCGACCATCCCGATCCGGATCTATCGACCGGCGACCGGAAGCGCAGGGCAGTTGCCGACCGTGCTGTGGATCCACGGCGGTGGCTGGGTGAGCGGCGATCTCGACACCGCCGATCCGGCGGCCCGCGAACTCGCGGCGGCCGGTGCAGTCGTCGTCGCTGTCGACTACCGGCGTGCTCCCGAGCACCGCTTCCCGACCGCGGTCGACGACTGCCTCGACGCGATGAGCTGGGTGGCCGACCACATCGGAGAGTTGGGGGCCGACCGCAGCGCGCTCGGCGTCGCCGGGGACAGCGCCGGAGGCAACCTTGCGGCCGTGGTCGCCCAGCAACCTCAATGGCGAGGCGGGGCCCTGGCCGCCCAATTGCTCGTCTACCCGATGATGGACGCCCGGCCGGGTGCCGGTCCCTACCCCTCGCGGGCCCGCGGCGACGAGCATCCGTTTTTCACCCTCCCGGCGATCGCGCTGTCGTCGCGGCTCTATCTCGAGGGGGCCGGCGACGTGACCGACGCGCTCGCGTCGCCGATCCTGGCGCCCGACCTGTCCGGGGTCGCGCCCGCGGTCATCGTGAGCGTCGGACACGACCCGTTGCAGGACGAGGACTTCGACTACGCGCAGCGGCTGGCCGCCGCGGGTGTGCCGGTCACGCACCTCGACGAGCCGGCGCTGGCCCACGGGGCGGTCGACCTGATGGGTTCGGTGCCCGCCGCACGGGAGCTCTTCGACCGGGCGATCGCCGACTTCCTCGGCCTGCTCCACGCCGCCGGTCGCGACTGA